One region of Miscanthus floridulus cultivar M001 chromosome 19, ASM1932011v1, whole genome shotgun sequence genomic DNA includes:
- the LOC136528148 gene encoding uncharacterized protein isoform X2: MSAAADGLARRVAAFLPVPLPPPSPSQKQQLSGVAAAVLDAGGRLGRAIGDVFRRLRIDDTFYSGGGVPKQRRRNSGKNNGGRSSAAAASKEGATTRGGDPLGSSGRFARAQGSMNLSATYDSRTNEVESSVVARGDLWRAEASHSSSSGGAASGSAPTGAGAGYGANLFLVQLGPVLFVRDTTLLFPVHLSKRHLIWYGFERKNGVHSVCPAYWSAHKRWFFMSMLCLNPFACSFMDMQFPNGQLRYVAGDGFTTRAFLPLRGGILQAHGKFPGEKRLSFSFKNRSGGSVVPMVQWPDKSLSLGIVQALSWRTSGLILQPASQISVPRSVSPAPVQNSV, encoded by the exons ATGTCCGCCGCGGCCGATGGCCTCGCGCGCCGCGTCGCCGCGTTCCTCCCCGTCCCgctcccgccgccgtcgccgtcgcagaAGCAGCAGCTCTCCGGCGTGGCCGCTGCCGTGCTCGACGCCGGGGGACGCCTGGGCCGCGCCATTGGCGACGTCTTCCGCCGCCTCCGCATCGACGACACCTTCTACTCCGGCGGCGGCGTGCCAAAGCAGCGCCGGCGCAACTCTGGCAAGAATAATGGCGGGagatcgtcggcggcggcggccagcaaGGAGGGGGCCACCACCAGAGGCGGCGACCCCCTCGGCTCCTCCGGTAGGTTCGCGCGGGCGCAGGGGAGCATGAACCTGTCGGCGACGTACGACAGCAGGACGAACGAAGTGGAGAGCTCGGTGGTGGCCAGAGGCGACCTGTGGCGCGCGGAGGCGtcgcacagcagcagcagcggcggcgccgcCAGTGGCTCTGCGCCGacaggcgccggcgccggctaTGGTGCCAACCTTTTCCTCGTGCAGCTCGGCCCGGTCCTCTTCGTCCGCGACACGACGCTGCTGTTCCCGGTGCACCTCTCCAAGCGCCACCTCATCTGGTACGGATTCGAGCGCAAG AACGGAGTGCACTCGGTTTGCCCTGCTTATTGGTCGGCTCACAAGAGATGGTTCTTCATGTCCATGTTATGCCTGAACCCATTCGCTTGT TCGTTCATGGATATGCAATTCCCAAATGGGCAACTAAGATACGTTGCCGGCGACGGCTTCACGACGCGCGCTTTCCTTCCTCTCCGTGGTGGGATCCTGCAAGCCCATGGAAAATTCCCGGGGGAGAAGAGGCTCAGCTTCTCTTTCAAG AACAGGAGTGGCGGCAGCGTCGTCCCAATGGTCCAGTGGCCGGATAAGTCTCTCTCGCTGGGGATCGTCCAGGCATTGTCTTGGAGGACATCTGGCTTGATCCTGCAGCCAGCATCACAGATCAG TGTACCAAGATCTGTTTCACCAGCTCCTGTCCAGAACTCTGTATGA
- the LOC136528148 gene encoding uncharacterized protein isoform X1 — protein MSAAADGLARRVAAFLPVPLPPPSPSQKQQLSGVAAAVLDAGGRLGRAIGDVFRRLRIDDTFYSGGGVPKQRRRNSGKNNGGRSSAAAASKEGATTRGGDPLGSSGRFARAQGSMNLSATYDSRTNEVESSVVARGDLWRAEASHSSSSGGAASGSAPTGAGAGYGANLFLVQLGPVLFVRDTTLLFPVHLSKRHLIWYGFERKNGVHSVCPAYWSAHKRWFFMSMLCLNPFACSFMDMQFPNGQLRYVAGDGFTTRAFLPLRGGILQAHGKFPGEKRLSFSFKNRSGGSVVPMVQWPDKSLSLGIVQALSWRTSGLILQPASQISICPTIGGHHPGVCMELIHSANDNVGVVCGYSHTASPSAYASISIGRSKLNGGAARSGLVFRVDAPLHGFGRPWFSVQMNSGIEF, from the exons ATGTCCGCCGCGGCCGATGGCCTCGCGCGCCGCGTCGCCGCGTTCCTCCCCGTCCCgctcccgccgccgtcgccgtcgcagaAGCAGCAGCTCTCCGGCGTGGCCGCTGCCGTGCTCGACGCCGGGGGACGCCTGGGCCGCGCCATTGGCGACGTCTTCCGCCGCCTCCGCATCGACGACACCTTCTACTCCGGCGGCGGCGTGCCAAAGCAGCGCCGGCGCAACTCTGGCAAGAATAATGGCGGGagatcgtcggcggcggcggccagcaaGGAGGGGGCCACCACCAGAGGCGGCGACCCCCTCGGCTCCTCCGGTAGGTTCGCGCGGGCGCAGGGGAGCATGAACCTGTCGGCGACGTACGACAGCAGGACGAACGAAGTGGAGAGCTCGGTGGTGGCCAGAGGCGACCTGTGGCGCGCGGAGGCGtcgcacagcagcagcagcggcggcgccgcCAGTGGCTCTGCGCCGacaggcgccggcgccggctaTGGTGCCAACCTTTTCCTCGTGCAGCTCGGCCCGGTCCTCTTCGTCCGCGACACGACGCTGCTGTTCCCGGTGCACCTCTCCAAGCGCCACCTCATCTGGTACGGATTCGAGCGCAAG AACGGAGTGCACTCGGTTTGCCCTGCTTATTGGTCGGCTCACAAGAGATGGTTCTTCATGTCCATGTTATGCCTGAACCCATTCGCTTGT TCGTTCATGGATATGCAATTCCCAAATGGGCAACTAAGATACGTTGCCGGCGACGGCTTCACGACGCGCGCTTTCCTTCCTCTCCGTGGTGGGATCCTGCAAGCCCATGGAAAATTCCCGGGGGAGAAGAGGCTCAGCTTCTCTTTCAAG AACAGGAGTGGCGGCAGCGTCGTCCCAATGGTCCAGTGGCCGGATAAGTCTCTCTCGCTGGGGATCGTCCAGGCATTGTCTTGGAGGACATCTGGCTTGATCCTGCAGCCAGCATCACAGATCAG CATATGCCCGACGATCGGCGGCCACCATCCTGGGGTGTGCATGGAGCTGATCCATTCGGCGAACGACAATGTCGGCGTAGTCTGCGGCTACTCCCACACTGCTTCCCCTTCTGCATACGCCTCCATATCG ATCGGAAGATCGAAGCTGAATGGCGGAGCGGCGAGGTCAGGGTTAGTGTTCAGAGTAGACGCCCCACTCCACGGTTTCGGCCGGCCATGGTTCTCGGTTCAGATGAACAGCGGGATCGAGTTCTGA